The following are encoded together in the Pseudomonas xantholysinigenes genome:
- the cmk gene encoding (d)CMP kinase: MSSQAPVITIDGPSGSGKGTVAGLLARELGWRLLDSGALYRLLAFNASNHGVDLTNEELLKALAAHLDVQFIAAEPGKLQQIILEGEDVSNVIRTETVGAGASMVASLPAVREALLQRQRAFREAPGLIADGRDMGTVVFPDAPLKVFLTASAEERARRRYLQLKGKGEDVSLSSLLDEIRARDERDTQRAVAPLKPAADAIQLDSTELSIEQVLQRIRSELALRDLI; this comes from the coding sequence GTGAGTTCGCAAGCACCGGTCATCACCATCGACGGGCCAAGCGGTTCGGGCAAAGGCACGGTCGCCGGGCTGCTGGCTCGCGAGCTGGGCTGGCGCCTGCTCGACTCCGGCGCGCTGTACCGCCTGCTGGCGTTCAACGCCAGCAACCATGGCGTCGACCTGACCAACGAAGAGCTGCTCAAGGCGCTGGCCGCCCATCTGGATGTGCAGTTCATTGCCGCCGAGCCGGGCAAGCTGCAACAGATCATTCTCGAAGGCGAGGATGTCAGTAATGTCATCCGCACCGAGACCGTCGGTGCCGGCGCCTCTATGGTCGCCTCGCTGCCGGCGGTGCGCGAGGCGCTGCTGCAGCGCCAGCGCGCCTTCCGCGAGGCGCCCGGGTTGATCGCCGATGGTCGCGACATGGGCACCGTGGTATTCCCGGACGCGCCGCTAAAGGTGTTTCTCACCGCCAGCGCCGAGGAGCGTGCTCGCCGCCGCTACCTGCAGTTGAAGGGCAAGGGCGAAGATGTTAGTCTGTCGAGTCTGCTAGATGAGATCCGTGCGCGCGACGAGCGCGACACCCAGCGTGCAGTGGCCCCGCTCAAGCCGGCGGCCGATGCCATTCAGCTGGATTCCACGGAGCTGTCCATCGAGCAGGTGCTGCAACGCATCAGAAGCGAGCTCGCACTGCGCGACCTCATCTGA
- a CDS encoding bifunctional prephenate dehydrogenase/3-phosphoshikimate 1-carboxyvinyltransferase translates to MIDRLVVVGLGLIGGSFAKGLRESGLCREVVGVDLDAESRKQAVALGVVDRCEADLAAACVGADVIQLAVPILAMEKVLARLAQLDLGNAVITDVGSAKGNVVRAAREAFAANLAHFVPGHPIAGSEQSGVEASNAALFRRHKVILTPLPETDPQALALVDRLWRALDADVEHMPVERHDEVLAATSHLPHLLAFGLVDSLAKRNENLEIFRYAAGGFRDFTRIAGSDPIMWHDIFLANREAVLRTLDTFRSDLDALRDAVDAGDGHQLLGVFTRARVAREHFSKILARRAYVDAMNANDLIFLAQPGGRVSGRIRVPGDKSISHRSIMLGSLAEGTTEVEGFLEGEDALATLQAFRDMGVVIEGPHHGRVTIHGVGLYGLKPPPGPLYVGNSGTSMRLLSGLLAAQSFDTTMTGDASLSKRPMNRVANPLREMGAVVETGPEGRPPLTIRGGHKLKALNYTLPMASAQVKSCLLLAGLYAEGTTTVTEPAPTRDHTERMLRGFGYSVASNGPVASLQSGGKLSATRIEVPADISSAAFFLVAASIAEGSELVLEHVGINPTRTGVIDILRLMGGDITLENQREVGGEPVADLRVRGAKLKGIDIPEHLVPLAIDEFPVLFVAAACAEGRTVLRGAEELRVKESDRIQVMADGLIALGVKCEPTPDGIIIDGGQIGGGEVHGHGDHRIAMAFSVASLRASAPIVIHDCANVATSFPNFLALCKEVGIRVAEEGKS, encoded by the coding sequence ATCATTGACCGCCTGGTGGTCGTCGGCCTCGGCCTGATCGGTGGTTCCTTCGCCAAGGGCCTGCGTGAAAGCGGCCTGTGCCGCGAAGTGGTCGGCGTCGATCTGGATGCCGAGTCGCGCAAGCAGGCCGTGGCGCTGGGCGTGGTCGATCGCTGCGAAGCAGACCTCGCCGCCGCCTGTGTCGGTGCCGACGTCATCCAGTTGGCGGTGCCGATCCTGGCCATGGAGAAAGTCCTGGCGCGCCTGGCGCAGCTGGACCTGGGCAATGCGGTCATCACCGATGTCGGCAGCGCCAAGGGCAATGTCGTGCGCGCCGCCCGCGAGGCCTTCGCCGCCAACCTGGCGCACTTCGTGCCCGGGCACCCGATCGCCGGTTCCGAGCAGAGCGGCGTGGAGGCCTCCAACGCGGCGTTGTTCCGTCGTCACAAGGTGATCCTCACGCCGCTGCCCGAGACCGACCCGCAGGCCCTGGCCCTGGTCGATCGCCTGTGGCGGGCATTGGACGCCGATGTCGAGCACATGCCGGTCGAACGCCACGACGAAGTGCTGGCCGCCACCAGTCATCTGCCGCATCTGCTGGCCTTCGGCCTGGTCGATTCGCTGGCCAAGCGCAATGAAAACCTGGAGATCTTCCGGTACGCTGCGGGAGGTTTCCGCGATTTCACGAGAATCGCCGGCAGCGACCCGATCATGTGGCATGACATCTTCCTCGCCAACCGGGAAGCGGTCCTGCGCACCCTCGATACATTTCGCAGCGACCTCGACGCCTTGCGCGACGCGGTCGATGCTGGGGACGGGCACCAACTGCTGGGCGTGTTCACCCGCGCCCGGGTTGCCCGCGAGCATTTCAGTAAAATCCTGGCCCGTCGGGCCTATGTGGACGCTATGAACGCCAACGACCTGATTTTCCTGGCCCAACCTGGTGGCCGCGTGTCCGGACGGATTCGCGTACCGGGCGACAAATCCATTTCCCACCGCTCGATCATGCTCGGCTCGCTGGCCGAAGGCACGACCGAGGTCGAGGGCTTCCTCGAGGGCGAAGATGCCCTGGCCACCCTGCAGGCGTTCCGCGACATGGGCGTGGTCATCGAAGGCCCGCATCATGGCCGCGTGACCATTCACGGTGTTGGCCTCTACGGCTTGAAGCCACCGCCCGGGCCTCTGTACGTCGGCAACTCCGGTACTTCGATGCGTCTGTTGTCCGGCCTGCTGGCGGCGCAGTCGTTCGACACCACCATGACCGGCGATGCCTCGCTGTCCAAGCGCCCGATGAACCGCGTTGCCAATCCGCTGCGCGAAATGGGTGCGGTGGTCGAGACCGGCCCTGAGGGGCGTCCGCCGCTGACCATTCGTGGCGGCCACAAGCTCAAGGCGCTGAACTACACGCTGCCGATGGCCAGTGCCCAGGTCAAATCCTGCCTGCTGCTGGCTGGCCTGTATGCCGAAGGCACCACCACCGTCACCGAGCCTGCACCAACCCGCGACCACACCGAGCGCATGCTGCGTGGTTTTGGCTACTCGGTCGCCTCCAATGGCCCGGTCGCCTCGCTGCAGTCGGGCGGCAAGCTCAGCGCGACCCGCATCGAAGTGCCGGCGGATATTTCCTCCGCAGCCTTCTTCCTGGTGGCAGCGTCCATCGCCGAAGGCTCCGAGCTGGTGCTCGAGCACGTCGGCATCAACCCGACCCGTACCGGCGTGATCGATATCCTGCGCCTGATGGGCGGCGACATCACCCTGGAAAACCAGCGTGAAGTCGGTGGCGAGCCCGTGGCCGACCTGCGCGTGCGTGGCGCCAAGCTCAAGGGCATCGATATTCCCGAGCACCTGGTGCCCCTGGCCATCGACGAGTTCCCGGTATTGTTCGTCGCTGCCGCCTGCGCTGAAGGCCGTACCGTGCTGCGCGGTGCCGAAGAGCTGCGGGTCAAGGAGTCCGATCGCATCCAGGTCATGGCCGACGGCTTGATCGCCCTGGGTGTGAAGTGCGAGCCGACCCCGGATGGCATCATCATCGATGGTGGCCAGATTGGTGGTGGCGAAGTACACGGCCACGGCGACCACCGTATCGCCATGGCCTTCAGCGTTGCCTCGCTGCGTGCCAGCGCGCCGATCGTCATCCATGACTGCGCCAACGTCGCCACCTCGTTCCCGAACTTCCTGGCGCTGTGCAAGGAAGTCGGCATCCGCGTCGCCGAAGAGGGCAAGTCGTGA